CCAGCGGCTTCCAGATGCACTGCCGGTTGGCAATTGCAGGCGCCTGGTTGATGCTCTTCTGCACCTCGGCGACTGCCCGAGTGGTGCTTTTGACATGCCGGGATGGGGGCTCGGATGTTGTCCAAGCGTTCGGCCGTCGCGTGAAAGGGCTTGGGTTGTGCGACTTGGACAAGGCGTGTGATGGCATCTGCACCTTCAACGCCCCCTATGTTCACGGCCTGCGGTGCGCGCTCGTTGGAGGACCGGACTGCAGCGCTGGCCCGTGCGTAACCCCTCGGCGCGCTGCTACGACCATGTTGGGTCGGCACTGCCCCGATCCGATCCCGCGGTACGCCATCTCCCTCACGGCCGGAAGGCATCGGCGCACATTCAACAAAGGTCGGGTCGTGGTACGTTGTCTCCCCGCCAAGCACTGCACCACCACGACGAGCACGCTTCCCCCGGGCATCCCGGACCTGACGGGCGAATGGACAGTCACGGAAACGGACTCGACGGACACCTGCACGGTTCCGCCTGACCCTGATTTCGTCGCTCTTTACCCTCACTATCAGTTGATTCTGACACAGGTTGGTACCGACCTACTCGCCTGTGGTTTCGCGGGGGAGACGACGGTATCCGGAGAAGGCTTCACTGTCGATTCGGGCGACTGCTGTTCCATCCGGAATTACAACTTCGCTCATCAGCTGACGGCCACCCTACCCGGCAGCAACGGCATCGCGAGAGTCACCGACGAATGGGAGTTCTCGCCCGCCGGACCGCGCGGGGGTCCCATCGTGTGCACACAGACCGCACACGCGGTCATGTTCCGGGTCGCACACCCGTGCCAGCAGGACGCAGACTGCTTCGAATCCGATGGATGCACGCGCTGCGTTGCCGGCAACTGCGTCCTGGCGGTCGGTTGCCGATGAATGCATCGCGAGCCACGTCGCTAGGCGGTAATCATTCCCCGGCAGCTCGCTGGCTGAGGGCGTTCAGACCGCGGAACTCGACCCGCGCGCCCGCCGCGATCCCGTGGCGGGCGGCCCAGCCACCGGGGACCTCGAGCACGTAGCGCGACGGTTTGCCGACCGAGATGTTGGCCGTCGAGAGCGGGGTTGCGTTCGCGTGGATGCCGACCACCGTCCCGTCGCGCGCGATGAACAGCATGTCGAGCGGGATGAGCGTGTTCCTCATCCAGAACGTGTGGTTCCCGTCCTGGTCGAAGACGAAGAGCATGCCGCGGCCCTCGGCGAGGGAGCTGCGGTACATGAGCCCGCGCTCCCGCTCCGCGGGCGTGGCGGCCACCTCGAGCGCCACCTCGACCGCGCCGCCGGCCCCCTGGATCACCGCCACCGGACCGCGGTCCCGGCAGCCGGCTGGGAGGACGAGGGGGAGGAGCGCGGCGGTGAGCACCAGACGCATGACGCGCTGTTGCATGCGGGAAGGGCGTGGACTAAGCGGGGAGCATGCCGACGGCCATCCTGTTCACCGTGTGCCTGCTGGTCGCGGTGGGGCTCTTCATCCACCAGGTGTGGGGCCGGTTCAACCTGCTGCGCGCGGCCACCGGAAGCTTCAAAGTCGATCGCGTCCCGAAGCGACTGTGGGCCGTCGTCACCATCGCGCTCGGGCAGAAGAAGTTCATCCGCCCTGAGGTGTCGTGGGTGCGGGAGACGCTGGCCGGCTGGCTCCATTTCTTCGTCTTCTGGGGCTTCACGGTGCTCGGCCTCCAGATCCTCACCATGTTCGGACGCGCCTACAGCGAGCACTTCTACGTGCCGCTCATGAGCCCGTCGCTGCTCGGCGGGCCCTACATGTTCCTGCGCGACTGCTTCGAGGGGATCGTGCTGGTGTGCGTGCTCGTCCTGCTGGCGCGCTGGGCGGTCACGCGCCCGATGCGCCTCATCGGGTTCGCGCCGGCCGAGAACCGTCAGCGCGCCCACCACCACTGGGAAGCGTATCTCATCCTCGGCTGCATCGGCATCATCGTGAGCTCGGGGCCGGTCTACGACGCGAGCCGGCTCGTGCTGCACGCGAGCGAGCCGGCGATCGCCGGCGAAGGCTCCTGGGAGCCGCTCTCGAACCACGTGGTGCGACCGTGGCTGGCGGGGATGAGCCTGGGTTTCGTGGCGACGGTCGGCGCCGTGGCGTGGTGGGCGCACAACCTCTCGGTGCTCGTCATGCTGAACTTCCTGCCGCTCGCCAAGCACTTCCACGTCATCACCTCGCTGCCCAACGTCTTCTTCCAGAAGCTCGAGCCGCTCGGCGCGCTCTCCAAGCAGGACCTGGAGAACGCCACCACGTTCGGCGCTTCGCACATCGACCAGTTCACCTGGAAGCAGGTGCTCGACATGTTCAGCTGCACGGAGTGCGGCCGGTGCTCGTCGCAGTGCCCGGCGACCGCGACCGGGAAGCCGCTCGCCCCGCGCCAGCTCCTCCTCGACCTGCGCGACTACCTCTACGCGCACCAGGACGAGGTCGTCGCGAAGCGCGTCCGTCACCGCCCGAACGGCGACGCCGCCGAGCCGCCCGAGGTGGGCGAGAACATCGTCGGCCCCGTCATCACGGACGAGGTGCTGTGGTCGTGCAACGTGTGCCGGGCGTGCGAGGAGGCGTGCCCGGTGATGATCGAGTACGTCGACAAGATCGTCGACATGCGGCGCCACCTGGTGCAGGAGGCCGCCCGCTTCCCGACCGAGCTCACGCGCACCTTCAAGGGCATGGAGACGCAGTCGAACCCCTGGGGCCTGGGGGCCGAGAAGCGCTTCGACTGGGCGGCTGGCCTTGGCGTCCCCACCGTCGCCGACAAGCCGGACGCCGAGTACCTCTACTACGTCGGCTGCGCCGGCGCCTTCGACGACCGCAACAGGAAGACCACCCAGGCCTTCGCCCGGCTGCTCGAGAAGGCGGGCGTCGACTTCGCCTGCCTCGGCAGGGAGGAGCTCTGCAACGGCGAGACCGCGCGCCGCCTCGGCAACGAGTACCTCTACCAGACGATGGCGCAGGCGTGCATCGAGAGCCTGAACGCGGCCGGCGTGAAGAAGGTCATCGTCAATTGCCCCCACTGCTTCAACACCATCAAGAATGAGTTCCCGCAGTTCGGGGGCCAGTACGAGGTGATCCACGCCGCCGAGCTGGTGGCGCGGCTCGTCGCGCAGGGCCGCCTCCAGGTGCCGCCCGCGTTCAAGAAGCGGACCGTCTACCACGACTCCTGCTACTATGGCCGCTTCAACGAGATCTACGACGAGCCGCGCACCGTGCTCGCCAGGGCCGGCGCCGAGGTGCGGGAGATGCGCCGCCACAAGCAGTTCGGCATGTGCTGCGGGGCGGGCGGCGGGCGCATGTGGATCGAGGAGGACCCGGACAAGCGCGTGAACCTCCTGCGCACCCAGCAGGCGCTCGAGACGAGCCCGGAGGTCATCGCCGTCTCGTGCCCGTTCTGCATGACCATGCTGTCCGACGGGATCAAGGCGAGAGAGCTCGAGGACAAGGTCCAGACCCTCGACGTGATGGAGATCGTCGCCAAGGTGGCGACGTAGCGGAGGACGGTGCCGCGGATTTGAACTCGGCCGTGGCGCGTGCAGTTCTCGGACGGGCGCCCCGTGGGACGTGAGGACGTGGCGGAGGCCGGATCGCCGAAGGTGCCTTCTCGCTACGTGCTGAGCGTCCTCGCGCTTGCCGCCCTCTACCTCGCCGTCGCGAAGCTCGGCCTCGAGATGGACCCCGTGAGCGGCTTCGCGACCGTCGTGTGGCCGCCGACGGGCCTCGCGCTCGCGGCGCTGCTCGTGGGCGGCCGCCGGCTGTGGCCCGGCGTGGCGCTGGGCGCGTTCCTGGTGAACTGGTGGATCGGCGCGCCGGTCCCCACCGCCCTCGGGATCGCGGCCGGCAACACGCTCGAGGCGGTGATCGGCGCCTTCGTGCTCGAGCGCGTGGAGTTCCGCCGGTCGCTCGATCGGCTGCGCGACGTCCTCGCGCTGATCGGCTTGGCGGCACTGGCGAGCACGCTCGTGAGCGCGACCATGGGCGTCGGGAGCCTCTTCCTCGGCGGCATCGTGGCCCGCGATCGGCTCTTCGAGACGTGGCGCGCGTGGTGGGTGGGCGACGTGATCGGCGATCTCGTCGTGGCGCCGGTGCTGCTCGCGTGGGTGAGCAACCTGCGCATGAGCAGGGACCCCCGGCGCATCCTCGAGGCCGCAGCGCTCGGTGCCGGCCTGTTCGGCGGTGCGCTCGCCGTCTTCCGGTCGGCTCCCGGCGCCGAGCAGACCGCCTTCGGGCACGTCTATGCGCTCTTCCCCTTGCTGATCTGGGCGGCCGTGCGCTTCGGCCAGCGGGGCGCGACCTCCACGACCTTCCTGACCTCGGTGGTGGCCATCGGATACACGGTGCTCGGGCGCGGCCCCTTCGTGCGACCGGCGCTCGGCGAGAGCCTGCTGTCGCTCCAGACCTTCATGTCCATCGTTGCTCCGACGTTTCTGGTCCTGGCCGCCGCGATATCCGAGCGGCAGGGGGCCATCGAGGATCTGGAGGGCGGGCGCGCGGCGCTGGGCGAGGTCAACCGCGAGCTCGCGCAGGCCGTCCGCGCCCGCGACTCGTTCATCTCCATGGCCTCGCACGAGCTGCGCACGCCGCTCAACGCGCTCCGGCTGCAGCTCGCCGTGCTGCGTCGGCACCCACGGGCGGAGGAGCCGGAGCCGCCCGGCGAGTGGTCCCAGCTCCTGGAGCGGCAGGTCTTCCGGCTCACGCGGCTCGTCAACAGCCTGCTCGACGTATCGCGCATCGCGGCAGGGCGCCTCGCGCTCGAGCCGGAGGACGACGTGGACCTGGCCGCCGTCGTGCGCGAGGTCGCGGAGCAGTTCGACGGCGAGCTGCGCCGCGCGTGCTGCCCGCTCAGCTTGCGCGCGGAGTCGTCCGTGCTCGGCCGTTGGGACGAGTTGCGCCTGGACGGGGTCGTCGCGAACCTGCTCTCCAACGGCATCAAGTACGGGGCCGGCAAGCCGATCGAGATCGTCGTCGAGGGTGACGGCGACACGGCACGCCTGCTCGTGCGCGACCATGGTATCGGCATCGCGCCCGAGGACCAGGCGCGCATCTTCGAGCGCTTCGAGCGGGGGGTGTCCGGCCAGCACGTCGGCGGGCTTGGCCTGGGGCTGTGGATCGCGCGCACGTTCGTGGAGGCCCTCGGGGGTCGGATCCGCGTCGAGAGCCGGCTCGGCGAGGGATCGATCTTCACGGTCGAGCTGCCGATGCGAGGCCCGACCCCGGCACGGAGCGCGACCGCCACGAGCGCGTGATGCAGGGGGACCGGACCGAGCGCGTCGTTCTCGTCGTGGAAGACGACCGCGATTGCCTGGACGCGGTCTGCGAGCTGCTGCGCTTCGAGGGCTACCGGACGGTTGCCGCGACCAACGG
The nucleotide sequence above comes from Deltaproteobacteria bacterium. Encoded proteins:
- a CDS encoding DUF192 domain-containing protein, which produces MQQRVMRLVLTAALLPLVLPAGCRDRGPVAVIQGAGGAVEVALEVAATPAERERGLMYRSSLAEGRGMLFVFDQDGNHTFWMRNTLIPLDMLFIARDGTVVGIHANATPLSTANISVGKPSRYVLEVPGGWAARHGIAAGARVEFRGLNALSQRAAGE
- a CDS encoding (Fe-S)-binding protein, whose product is MPTAILFTVCLLVAVGLFIHQVWGRFNLLRAATGSFKVDRVPKRLWAVVTIALGQKKFIRPEVSWVRETLAGWLHFFVFWGFTVLGLQILTMFGRAYSEHFYVPLMSPSLLGGPYMFLRDCFEGIVLVCVLVLLARWAVTRPMRLIGFAPAENRQRAHHHWEAYLILGCIGIIVSSGPVYDASRLVLHASEPAIAGEGSWEPLSNHVVRPWLAGMSLGFVATVGAVAWWAHNLSVLVMLNFLPLAKHFHVITSLPNVFFQKLEPLGALSKQDLENATTFGASHIDQFTWKQVLDMFSCTECGRCSSQCPATATGKPLAPRQLLLDLRDYLYAHQDEVVAKRVRHRPNGDAAEPPEVGENIVGPVITDEVLWSCNVCRACEEACPVMIEYVDKIVDMRRHLVQEAARFPTELTRTFKGMETQSNPWGLGAEKRFDWAAGLGVPTVADKPDAEYLYYVGCAGAFDDRNRKTTQAFARLLEKAGVDFACLGREELCNGETARRLGNEYLYQTMAQACIESLNAAGVKKVIVNCPHCFNTIKNEFPQFGGQYEVIHAAELVARLVAQGRLQVPPAFKKRTVYHDSCYYGRFNEIYDEPRTVLARAGAEVREMRRHKQFGMCCGAGGGRMWIEEDPDKRVNLLRTQQALETSPEVIAVSCPFCMTMLSDGIKARELEDKVQTLDVMEIVAKVAT